Proteins encoded within one genomic window of Glycine soja cultivar W05 chromosome 1, ASM419377v2, whole genome shotgun sequence:
- the LOC114377229 gene encoding uncharacterized protein LOC114377229, whose product MLFGEVVQQMPLYSKFIKDLLTKKSKYIHSDTIVVEGNCSAVIQRILPPKHKDPGSVTISCSIGVVSIGKALIDLGASINLMPLSMCRSLEELEIMPTKMTLQLADRSITRPYEVVEDVLVRVKHFTFPADFVVMDIEEDSEIPLILGRPFMLTASCVVDMGKKKLEMGIDNQKISFDLFEKEKQLLDQNVCFEMDEVEEEKVLKVGTKFDLDP is encoded by the coding sequence ATGCTTTTTGGAGAGGTCGtacagcagatgccactctactcaaaGTTCATAAAAGATTTGCTAACCAAAAAGAGCAAGTACATACATAGTGACACCATTGTTGTGGAGGGAAATTGTAGTGCAGTAATTCAACGGATCCTTCCACCAAAACACAAAGATCCTGGAAGTGTCACTATATCATGCTCTATTGGTGTTGTGTCTATTGGCAAAGCTCTCATTGACTTAGGAGCTAGTattaatttgatgccactctccatgtgtagGAGTTTAGAAGAGTTGGAAATTATGCCAACCAAGATGACTTTGCAGTTAGCAGACCGCTCCATCACTAGGCCATATGAAGTggttgaagatgttttggttcgAGTAAAGCATTTCACTTTCCCAGCTGATTTCGTTGTAATGGACATAGAAGAGGACTCTGAAATCCCTTTGATCTTGGGACGTCCTTTCATGTTAACTGCCAGTTGTGTGGTCGATATGGGAAAGAAGAAGCTGGAGATGGGTATTGACAATCAGAAGATCAGCTTCGACttatttgagaaagaaaagcagtTGTTGGACCAAAATGTTTGTTTTGAGATGGATGAAGTTGAGGAAGAGAAGGTTCTAAAGGTTGGAACCAAGTTTGACCTTGATCCATAA